TTGGCTTCGGCGGACGGATACTCGACGGCGAAGGCGCGAAATATCTGAACAGTCCCGAAAGCAGATTATTCAATAAACGCCATAACCTATATCTGCTCGACAAGGCGAAGGGCCCTATGAGCACCATGGGGCATGCGATACTGGTAGAAGGGTATTTCGACGCGATACGCGCGCATCTCTGCGGCTATACTAACGCAGTCGCCTCGCTCGGCACTTCTCTGACGCAGGAGCAGGCGGCTTTGATAAAACGAATGACCGGACTCTGCTATGTGTGTTATGATTCTGATTCCGCCGGACAAGAGGCGTCGCTGCGTGCTATGTACGTCTTGCAGGGCGAAGGCGTCGCGGCAAGGCGCGTTGTCTGGCAACAGGGGAAGGATCCCGATGAATTGTTGCTTCAGCCCGACGGCGGGGAGCTTTTTGAAAAAGCTCTTAAAAGCGCGCTGCCGCTACCGCTCTTCCACGCGCAGTTGAGAAAGCGCGATATGGAGGACCCACTGAAGGTCGAAGCCGCAAGGCGCGACCTGCTTGACGGGTTGGCGTCGCTTTCTGTCTTCGACCTGACGCCGTATCTCGGCGAGTTGGCGGAGATTCTGGGAATTTTCCCGCACGAGGTGCAGAACCTCGTCGCGGGGCGCAGAACGAAGAAAGGCGACGGCAGCGGAGGCGGAGCCGCTGGAAGGGGGAGTTTTTACGCTTTCGGCGCGACACGCGGCGCTGAAAACGATATAGAGTGCATGATGTGCAGCATGCTGTGGAACAATAAAAAGCTTCGCTCTGCTTTCAGCATGGAAGAGCTGATGAGCTTCATGGACGATCCTGACGTGCAGAACGTCGTCTACGCGCTGCTTGGCGGCGATGATATTGATGCCATTGAGAGACGCTGGCAGCAGACTGGCGAGACGCGCGGAATGGAGATAGTGGCCAGGGGGAACGGCCTGCTCGCAAGGGAAGGGATGAACGAAGAAACGGCCGCAGAGCTCGCTGAGGCGCTGAGGCAGCGCTATTTGAAAAAGAGGAAGGATCTTTTGCTTGACAAAATCAGGAACGGAACTATCAACGAGAAGGAATACGAAGAGTATTATAGATATATAAGGTCATTAAAAGGAGGGAATACAAGGGCATGAAAAAGGCGAAAAGTAAGAAAACAAAAGAAGAAGTTATGCCTGAAGCAGTCTCCCCAGCATCCAAAGAACCTGAGGGCGCCGAAAATGTGTATGATATTCTGAACGAAGAGCCGAAGCCGGAGGAGATTGGACTTTCGGAGAACGGCGAGATCGATGAAATTGCTATCGACGAGCCCTCTGGCGACGATTCCGATTTGATGAACGCCGTATCCAAGGGGGAAGGAGACGATGACGCCGCCCGTCTCGGAGAGGGCGACGATCAGGATTCCGTCGATTACAGCGCGTATATCGACAATGTGCGCGAACTGCTCCACGAGGGACGCGAAAAGGGCTTCGTCACATACGAGGATATAGAAAAGAGGATGCCTAAGGACTTCCTCACGGCCGATATACTCGATAATCTCTATACTAACCTGATGGAACTCGGCGTCGACGTACTGGACGAGCCGAAAACAAAGGTCGACCCGTCAGAGGGAGAGGCGCTTATCCCAGGTGCGGTGAGCAGCGAAGAGATAGGAGACCTTGAAGATCTGCCTCTTTCCGATCCTGTGCGCATGTACCTGCGTGAGATAGGCAAGATACCTCTGCTCACTTCGGAGGATGAAGTCGTGCTTGCAAAGGGCGTCGAAGCGGGCGACAACTCCTGCAAGGACAAGCTCGTGGAGGCAAATCTGCGCCTCGTCGTCAGCATTGCGAAAAAATACATAGGGCGCGGGATGCTTTTTCTTGACCTTATTCAGGAGGGCAACCTTGGACTGATACGCGCGGTCGAAAAGTTCGATTATCATAAGGGCTACAAATTCAGCACCTACGCGAC
This DNA window, taken from Synergistes jonesii, encodes the following:
- the rpoD gene encoding RNA polymerase sigma factor RpoD, coding for MNAVSKGEGDDDAARLGEGDDQDSVDYSAYIDNVRELLHEGREKGFVTYEDIEKRMPKDFLTADILDNLYTNLMELGVDVLDEPKTKVDPSEGEALIPGAVSSEEIGDLEDLPLSDPVRMYLREIGKIPLLTSEDEVVLAKGVEAGDNSCKDKLVEANLRLVVSIAKKYIGRGMLFLDLIQEGNLGLIRAVEKFDYHKGYKFSTYATWWIRQAITRAIADQARTIRIPVHMVETINKLIRVSRQLVQRLGREPTAEEIAKNMEVDPNRVEEIQRIAQEPVSLETPIGEEEDSQLGDFLEDKDLPSPEEAAASQILREQLDEMLDDLTDREREVLRLRFGLEDGHAHTLEEVGRRFGVTRERIRQIEAKALRKLRHPSRSKKLKDFIE
- the dnaG gene encoding DNA primase — its product is MPDDDVREIKSRLDIVDVVSEYVKLKRNGRTFWGCCPFHNEKTPSFSVSPERQTFHCFGCGKGGDIFTFIMEAEHLEFREALERLAERAGVALSQRGKGRSPKGDKEINRAALDFFTESLNGAGGEPARKYLEKRSIAPEDCRRFELGWAPNSWDMLSRRLEKAGYRASVLVDNGLASVGKSGGCYDRFRGRLMFPIYNITGRLVGFGGRILDGEGAKYLNSPESRLFNKRHNLYLLDKAKGPMSTMGHAILVEGYFDAIRAHLCGYTNAVASLGTSLTQEQAALIKRMTGLCYVCYDSDSAGQEASLRAMYVLQGEGVAARRVVWQQGKDPDELLLQPDGGELFEKALKSALPLPLFHAQLRKRDMEDPLKVEAARRDLLDGLASLSVFDLTPYLGELAEILGIFPHEVQNLVAGRRTKKGDGSGGGAAGRGSFYAFGATRGAENDIECMMCSMLWNNKKLRSAFSMEELMSFMDDPDVQNVVYALLGGDDIDAIERRWQQTGETRGMEIVARGNGLLAREGMNEETAAELAEALRQRYLKKRKDLLLDKIRNGTINEKEYEEYYRYIRSLKGGNTRA